CCTCTGCAGAGAAACTGATTTTTCCGTATGAATGTCCTATGCTAAGCCTCTGCTGTGAGTATTCCTGATCAAGGGAGAGATGAGACAATTATGCTAGTGTGTAAAACTGAGAAGACAGCaagaacaaatatatttttttctattgtttgaTAAAGCACGGAGGTATCCAATGACATGCAAGGTCTAGGATTTGGATAGTCAGTGAGGGTAAGACTTCTCCAGAACCTCAAGAAGGCACCAAAGCCCTAGAAAACAATAAAGTACTTATAAGCCAATACTCTCAGAGCTTTCTACAAGCAAGGCTTCTTGATGATCTGCAAGGCAGCATTTTAAACCCAGAACATAAGCTACCACTGTACGTAGCTCCCAATACAGTAACAACCTTGTCAATTTTGATGGTTAAGGATCTGTATGTTTGTTTGTGGGGTCTGGTTTGctttaggggttttttggggtgggaagagggcttccaagttttgaagaaaaactgaacCACTCTTGACTCTTCTGTGCAGGTGGAATTTAATGTCATCGTGGGCATCCCATTTCAAGGCCTCCTTTTCCAATGCGAACAAAACTCTCTGGGTTTCCGTTTCCATTCTGGTACTGCTTGCTGCTCTTACAAGCTTCCTCACAGGGCTGTCTCTTCAAAGACCAGCATACGCAGCACATGTTGGAACTGGGGACTCCTGGAATTCACTACAGCAACTGTTCTGGCCATATATAGAACTTCGACACAATGGACCACCCCCAGTATAACAAAGGTTCTGACTTTTGTAGTTATACTTCCAAGTTCTGGATGACAGTCTGAGAAGTTGAGATAGTACACTTAAGGTTATATATTGGGGTGTGTTTTGGGagatggtgtttttttttctttaaagcatgacttgaaattgcaaaatttatttttttcccttccccatcatTCTGACAAAAGTCATCTTTATAAGTACCCAGAAGTATCTTGGTTCCATTCACGTTTACAATAAAACAGGTACTAAGTTTGAACATACCTAACAATAAATGACTACGTGGTCTAGCCACAAGAGAATAAAGAACTTATTTTGCTGTAACAAAAATGGAATGTTTGCATTTTAGTCACTGGAGCTGTTCCCAGAATTCAAGACTTGAAATGTAACTTTATTGATAGCTTTTGATAATAAAGCTTTAAAGGAAAGCTTGCAGTACTTAAGAGTATGTTAAAACTCTCATAGCAAGGAGCAGCTGATACACAACATCAATAAACAGGAAGCTGGCTGCTTCCACTTTATCAATTGCTTCTTTGCTGGCAAAGTCTTTAAGCATATGGTAGAGTGTGGAGTGAAATTCAGTATCTTCTTCTAGCTCTTCTGAAAAAGCTTCACTGGTCTCAGTGATCTTGAGCTTTTGTGCTTTCTGACCATTAAACATGTAAAGAGACCAGTCTTTGTCTTCAACAGAATCTGCTTTAATATGCTCACTTAcctgttgcaggaaaaaaaggtgcTGTTAAGATGAAGCCCATGACACTGACAGACTACAAACTATAGTATGAAATCCTACATTCTAGTACACATACTCATGAATGTAATACAAAAACAAGGTACTGTATCAAGACCAAAATCCTCCATCTTGTTTGCCCCTGTGAAAGGCAAGTTTTGGCTGCTCCATCTTTCTTGCCACTCCTGAGCCCTGTGTAGGGAGTAGCTAGGTGCAACAGGCATTATTTGTCTTAGTTATTGCTCCTGGGACTAAATATTGGgctaaatatttttgtatgtcaTGTGCATTTAACtcaagagagggggagagagaaagatttCAACAGTATGGTATGTTCTGTGCCTACAACCCCAACTGCATCTACATGTGTTTTTAGCTTACAGGTAGAAACAGATCAATGtttaagttgccttttttttcccccttaagttTACActaggaaacaaatgaaaacccaTATGGACAAAAAGAAACGTCCAGGTATTATTAATAAACATTATTAAAACAGACTGCTGTAATCTATAATAGGTTGCTGCTTGTGCAAATTGACATCCAGATATACCGTCCTAGCCTTGGCTAAAGCCCTCAATAGCCAACCTATCAGTTATAGATCCTGGCCCATTACCAACCATCCTTGTTACTGAGACATGTGACCCATTAGAAATCTCACAAATGCATGAGCCGTGAAGCAGGCTCTGAAATAGTCAACCCTAAATGTTAAAACTGCTGCGCTTGAAGACACTGTTTGAGGTTAATGTAACTTGTGGAAGTCAATTGTTTCTATCTCTCCAACTGCCCTAGAGTTCTGTGCCGTTTTTCTCTAGAAGTTTAGTCTAAATCCACAAACCTTGAACACTACTTTCTCTTGACCTGCTTCTAGATTCCACTTGCTCcaggcaaaagcaaaagcagatgcAACCAGTGCCATCTGTTGATATGCCCTGACTTCTGCTAGGGGAGCCTGTAATGCAAAAATACAAGTTAGGAAACATATATACCATTTTGTCTAATTTCCTGTGTTATACACATGTAAGAAAAAGCTTGCTTTAACCAGAATTCACTGGCTAAGCTGGCCAGAACGCTTGTATACTTGCCACCTGATTCTGCACAACAGCTCTTTATACAAGAAAAATGTTACCTATGtgaaaaataagttgaaaaaacTACACGGAAAACCAACCACTCCTGCACCCACCTTCTTATTCACAGAGACATACTTGTAAGAATACTCTCCTGGGAAAATATTCACACCAGCCTTTTTCAAAACTGCTCTTAGGTCGAGTGGACTTGTCCATTTTCCTGTCACATGGGAAAGCACATGCTTCTCTTCCACCACTACTGAAGACAACATACACTGGTGACCCTGTTGTACAAATCAGGGAAAGCAGGTCACTGGTCATGAAAGCTATTTTCTGCTTCAGGCATCAACGCTTAAGAGTATCTGCTTTTCTGGATACTGCACACATTGTCTACTACTCTGGGCTGTAAACTTTCATCCACATACCCTGAAGAAAGCCACTTTTCTATAGGAAAAGTTTCCAAAAGACTGTAGCAAAAGTTTCCAaaattttctgtaggaaaaaattTCCAAAAAGACGCTGGTCTATGGGCTCATACTTGAGCTTATACTGACTCATGTCTGTTACTGAAGCGATTTATATAGCAATGAGCATGCGGATAATCCTGCATAACTTGAACCTTTACAAGGAAGAAGTAGCATTAGTAGTACGTTgcttgaaatgcttttatttctcttggtATAGTTGGGAGGAGAGGAACAATTTTTAAGTCTTTAGCTGGTGAAACAGTTGAATTCAGCAAGGTAGTATCAGTATCAAAGCATTTGCTGGAACTTTGCAGAACAATCATACAAATGCTTTCTTCTAAGCAGttcacagaaaagaacagaaattaaatgacTAGTTCTTTTCCTTACAGTGCTTGGAAAAGAAGAGATCTTCCCTCACTTTAAACCAGAGCACGAGATTCAAATTGCTCTCGTGGAAGCATCCCCCCAAGTTCTTAATAAAGGGCACTGCAGTAATtcgagatttttttaaaaaaatctgcaaatgttttataaaaaaaattatgtacagTACCTTAATTTGTATCTGAACTGTTGCAAAGACTGTAGTAACTCTGAGTAGTGCTTCATCCACACCAGTAGGTCGCAATTCCCATGCCCGATATAGCATGTTGCAATGAGCATCCTGGAGAAGTGCTATTGTGTAAAAGGCATCCATCTCAAAGGTGATactcttttcttggtttttataCGTTACGTTGCTGATGCCATCAGTTCTCCACTGTTGGCCTTTACCAAAGGGATGCAAAAATACAAAGATGCCTATGTAAAGCTTCTGTTTGTGATGGGTGCTGGGGAAGAATTAGTTAGTAAAGACATCCTGGGCTAACTAATATTCAGAGTTAAGATAAAATATGAGGCACGGAATAAAAAGAATTCATTTAAGGCAAAAAACTCCCCtcattttaattgtctttaaGTACAAGACTGGGCTAATTTGGCAGGAAAGCTTCtcctttatttcaaaagaaatacaaatactaaTGTAACTGTCATTTCTTACTTGCTATACAGCAGTCCGTAAGCTCATTTTCAACAATAACTTCAAACATAAAACCATTTTAATAGGTTCTACTCTAGCAGAGGCACTTCATACTTTTCTAATAAGTAGAATATCACGTTTGagtttttatatttaattattttcatattttagcTTAATACTAATATGTGTAGTTAGGAGCTAATTTGGCTCAAGGTGGACTTTACATGGCTTCACTCTAGTAAAACTTGATTTGTGGTGTACAGTTATACCACTGCCTGTAAatggtgtgtattttttttttcatttttattaataagcTACAGTAAAAAAAGCCTCAACAAGCAGCTCATTACTAGCTCTATGATGcagaagcaaaacacaacaaaaaaaaccccgaacaaTTAAACCCCAAATCAATTAACATTGCAGTACCTAAATTATTTCTGGGCTCTGAACTGGCTCTTATCTTTACAGCCAAATTCAGGAAATACTCAAACTCAGCTATAAATCCCAttatttaaacttaaaataaatttatgtcCTAAACTGGTACCTGCAGGATCCCATCGGGCTATCACAGGATCCTCAAAATACATCACATGATCAGAAAGCCGAAGGCTTATGTGTATGGGTGGATATGCGGCCTCTTCAGCCTCTTCTGGGGGATATGGGTATGCCTCCAATCCAACATCGAGTAACTTTGGCAAGATGGGAAAAGGacagataacatttttattagaaaatgcagtagcctacttttttcttttcttttttttcttttggtctacTTAATCACCTGTGGAGTTTCCTAACACAccattttaaatgtattagtTTTAATGGTTTGCTAATATTGCACGTTGATCTACagactccaaaaaaaaccccacgagcACCTGAGAGGCAAACCCAGATATAATTCCACTTTGTCCAAACAGTGTCAAAGGGAATGAAAGAGGTCACATGCAATCGGTGATGCAGCTCTGTGTGCTTGACCGGGACCGAAGATCCCGTGCCTCTCCATCTGCCCACAGTCCTGCTTTCTTAGTTTGCATGGGAATTTCTTTTATTGAAGTTTTTCAGCTTCACTAGAAACTGTGATGTAGATCAATGCTGCATCAGGCTCCACAAGTGGGAAAACTAGAAAACGTTGGCTATAGTCCTCAACTACCTTACAGAGGAACTGAATTGGCCGTAATTTTGTTACCATCCTTCTCTAAGTGTACCTTTCACATATGCAAAACTAAGAACTTCTGTCTTTGATTTTACTTTGGTCGAGAGAATTTTCCAGCAGAGCGATCTGTGCTAGCAATGCTGATGAGCACCGACTGAGCACAGAACTCTGCAGGTGCAGGCTGATCTGTTCCGCACAGCTGCTCCAAAAATTGGCCTAGTGtaattgaaaaattatttgaaaacttgGTCCTTTAGTTTGCTGCTCAAGCACTCACGTACACTGCTTATGTACGGTGGTGACGCACCTCAGACCAACTCTCCAAAGATGACAGGGAAGAGGACCGCACGGCGTGTAATCTCTTTCCTCACTTACCTCCACCATGTTCCAGTCCTTGATTTGTTTGACCTGAGGTGGAAGCTGCAGTGCATCGATATGGTACACACCACCCACCGGCACAAACTGTTGCAAATCAACAACGTTGTCATCGGTTATCGcctcttctttttcatttgtcttttcctGCCTCAGTGGATCCTGCactaaaaaagaaagataataaCCAAACAAAGTGAGTCAACCTGGTGCTTAAACAAAGCCACTGAATTTTCCCACTTTTACCATTTGTCCCTTTTGCACAAAAAGCCCATGCGCTTGAAGTGCTTTACACTCGGCAGCATTTCAGCACCATCTACTGGTGCGCCCCAAATCTTTTAACAGTTCCTTGAAAAGTGGGGAAGGAGAGACAGCTGGACAATGAAAAGCACTTCTTGTTATGGTACTGAGCTTTTTAACAGATTAATCTCTGCTCTAACGTTGTAGTCAAGTCAAAAAGATTTATATAGGAATAAGGTTTTACTGACAAAACGATTTACATCACTAATCACAGAAGAATTTCACAACTATACACTACAGCAGATTCTGGACAGGTTTAATAAGATTGTATTGTTATGAATAaaataaggcaaataaaaagaCATAAGGCACCCACAGGTCATGTGCTGAAGGCGAAAGGCAGCTGATATTTATGAAGAGCAAGAGGGAtttaacaggaaacaaaattttcagATAACAACGATAATTCATGTTTTTTCTACGTATAATTAGGTATACATTACCTATATCTATCAATTGAAGTTTTAATTAATTGGAAAATGTTATTAGAAGGCATCAATGCCATGGAGAAAAATgcctagaaatattttctttaaaaaaaacaaacaatcccaCATAAAACATTGCACTGGATGATACAGAAGGAGGATGGAAGTTACTGTTGACAGGGATCAAGAAAAAGTGTTTAATACTGTAAAAACAGCTACCGCAAATTGTATGACATTTCCTTTTAGAGAGTGAGATAACctcaaaaaaatgacaaatatctGTATAAGTTGTattcaagctttttaaaaaacaagtgaaaatggTGTTTATTTCATAATGTCAGATTTAGTTGTATTACGCAGAGATTTTATTCTACTGCACTCACACAACAACAGAACATCCTTTTGCAGTTATTCCGAGcaaaaaatgtacattttactACCAGCCACAACGGTAGCTTGCACtttaacttgctttttaaaataagaataaaaaaaatattcaagtggCTTCTAAGCAAAACTATTCATTCTCCCAAGATAAACTACCTTCTTAACACTGGAGTTAACTTAACAATGAAGTTAAATCCCGAGAGGAACCGGCTGTAATTCTCAGTGGTTTCCCTGGTGTtacattcctgtttttttcctctcttctaccTGGATGCCGGTTTTCACTGCATTTGTGGTAACCGAGTATCCTTTCAAACTCTGTTCTGAAAAGTGGTTGAATGAGTTTGCGAATCATTAGCATGCCAGCAAAAGCATAATTTCATAAGCCTTCTCTCCTTATTAAAGCAGATAAACAAGCTTGAAGATACTCAGGTATAAGTAGTACGCTTCTGCGCATGCACATTTCACCTAATGCTATGGTAGGGATTTTCAAAgccttactgaaataaaatagcaaaatccTCCAAACGAAGCCCAAGTTCTTTAAAGTCTCTGGAAAAATCACCTTGCTTGGGTGGTCTCTAGGGTCTAGTCTGACAACCGGTTGCTTGGCCTGTGCTCAGCAGAAagtgttgtttggttggttaggtttgtttgggtttttggttgtgtgtttgtttgggttttttttacaaggagGAAAAAGGCTGTACAGTTCAGCTAAACTATACTGAACAGTTTGCAATTGTTTCATTTAAGACAGCACTACAAGAAAACTGACTCTTATTAAACCAAAGGACACCACAACACTGAAGAAATTTGTAACTTAACTTATGTGGGACAAATAAACAGATTTAGTTCCTAGAATTAGGCCCTCTTTTAGCGAAGTATAGCAGCATGTATCTTGGTTTAAGCACACATTTAAGTAACAGTAACACCTATACTACCTGAGTGCCTTCCATTATATGcatttaaatcatttttttctgaggaagTCAATCTCACCAGACAGCCTGGCAGATTCATAAAGATTGTCTGTCTCACCCATAAACATATATAAATGTATGCTTAATAATACAC
Above is a window of Larus michahellis chromosome 1, bLarMic1.1, whole genome shotgun sequence DNA encoding:
- the DNAI7 gene encoding dynein axonemal intermediate chain 7 isoform X5, which encodes MENLEAKDQERRESELAELHSLEQKFLSAQQWKTDYRANAKWERYLSCDGSPDPTVLQEINTFMSLWREDRNEDIQLVMEKGEQVLNLIEKLQFLLLDTPPNEITEKETVQYQESILELQNLLHQKYNGATEHLLKTANMYEDSETGNMQAVIKDKNVTFCIWANLKKKVRFKNHVFCDVEHGFDLPKSLAVSNVAVRILHTQYDHVSPLWLQCQSVPKLEVLDSEELTQRSKDNVEEPEEEKKTDREEPSMPAEEEICSDERKSASSFKENSSSIAGINEAEEKTEKKSEILDVPSQVQDPLRQEKTNEKEEAITDDNVVDLQQFVPVGGVYHIDALQLPPQVKQIKDWNMVELLDVGLEAYPYPPEEAEEAAYPPIHISLRLSDHVMYFEDPVIARWDPAGQQWRTDGISNVTYKNQEKSITFEMDAFYTIALLQDAHCNMLYRAWELRPTGVDEALLRVTTVFATVQIQIKGHQCMLSSVVVEEKHVLSHVTGKWTSPLDLRAVLKKAGVNIFPGEYSYKYVSVNKKAPLAEVRAYQQMALVASAFAFAWSKWNLEAGQEKVVFKVSEHIKADSVEDKDWSLYMFNGQKAQKLKITETSEAFSEELEEDTEFHSTLYHMLKDFASKEAIDKVEAASFLFIDVVYQLLLAMRVLTYS
- the DNAI7 gene encoding dynein axonemal intermediate chain 7 isoform X3, which gives rise to MGPKKKKKSSGKKKVSKAEQLRLQKEEEERRLKEEEEAQLQAQQEEAARLEKERIEQEQMENLEAKDQERRESELAELHSLEQKFLSAQQWKTDYRANAKWERYLSCDGSPDPTVLQEINTFMSLWREDRNEDIQLVMEKGEQVLNNLLHQKYNGATEHLLKTANMYEDSETGNMQAVIKDKNVTFCIWANLKKKVRFKNHVFCDVEHGFDLPKSLAVSNVAVRILHTQYDHVSPLWLQCQSVPKLEVLDSEELTQRSKDNVEEPEEEKKTDREEPSMPAEEEICSDERKSASSFKENSSSIAGINEAEEKTEKKSEILDVPSQVQDPLRQEKTNEKEEAITDDNVVDLQQFVPVGGVYHIDALQLPPQVKQIKDWNMVELLDVGLEAYPYPPEEAEEAAYPPIHISLRLSDHVMYFEDPVIARWDPAGQQWRTDGISNVTYKNQEKSITFEMDAFYTIALLQDAHCNMLYRAWELRPTGVDEALLRVTTVFATVQIQIKGHQCMLSSVVVEEKHVLSHVTGKWTSPLDLRAVLKKAGVNIFPGEYSYKYVSVNKKAPLAEVRAYQQMALVASAFAFAWSKWNLEAGQEKVVFKVSEHIKADSVEDKDWSLYMFNGQKAQKLKITETSEAFSEELEEDTEFHSTLYHMLKDFASKEAIDKVEAASFLFIDVVYQLLLAMRVLTYS
- the DNAI7 gene encoding dynein axonemal intermediate chain 7 isoform X4; protein product: MGPKKKKKDQERRESELAELHSLEQKFLSAQQWKTDYRANAKWERYLSCDGSPDPTVLQEINTFMSLWREDRNEDIQLVMEKGEQVLNLIEKLQFLLLDTPPNEITEKETVQYQESILELQNLLHQKYNGATEHLLKTANMYEDSETGNMQAVIKDKNVTFCIWANLKKKVRFKNHVFCDVEHGFDLPKSLAVSNVAVRILHTQYDHVSPLWLQCQSVPKLEVLDSEELTQRSKDNVEEPEEEKKTDREEPSMPAEEEICSDERKSASSFKENSSSIAGINEAEEKTEKKSEILDVPSQVQDPLRQEKTNEKEEAITDDNVVDLQQFVPVGGVYHIDALQLPPQVKQIKDWNMVELLDVGLEAYPYPPEEAEEAAYPPIHISLRLSDHVMYFEDPVIARWDPAGQQWRTDGISNVTYKNQEKSITFEMDAFYTIALLQDAHCNMLYRAWELRPTGVDEALLRVTTVFATVQIQIKGHQCMLSSVVVEEKHVLSHVTGKWTSPLDLRAVLKKAGVNIFPGEYSYKYVSVNKKAPLAEVRAYQQMALVASAFAFAWSKWNLEAGQEKVVFKVSEHIKADSVEDKDWSLYMFNGQKAQKLKITETSEAFSEELEEDTEFHSTLYHMLKDFASKEAIDKVEAASFLFIDVVYQLLLAMRVLTYS
- the DNAI7 gene encoding dynein axonemal intermediate chain 7 isoform X1, which translates into the protein MGPKKKKKSSGKKKVSKAEQLRLQKEEEERRLKEEEEAQLQAQQEEAARLEKERIEQEQMENLEAKDQERRESELAELHSLEQKFLSAQQWKTDYRANAKWERYLSCDGSPDPTVLQEINTFMSLWREDRNEDIQLVMEKGEQVLNLIEKLQFLLLDTPPNEITEKETVQYQESILELQNLLHQKYNGATEHLLKTANMYEDSETGNMQAVIKDKNVTFCIWANLKKKVRFKNHVFCDVEHGFDLPKSLAVSNVAVRILHTQYDHVSPLWLQCQSVPKLEVLDSEELTQRSKDNVEEPEEEKKTDREEPSMPAEEEICSDERKSASSFKENSSSIAGINEAEEKTEKKSEILDVPSQVQDPLRQEKTNEKEEAITDDNVVDLQQFVPVGGVYHIDALQLPPQVKQIKDWNMVELLDVGLEAYPYPPEEAEEAAYPPIHISLRLSDHVMYFEDPVIARWDPAGQQWRTDGISNVTYKNQEKSITFEMDAFYTIALLQDAHCNMLYRAWELRPTGVDEALLRVTTVFATVQIQIKGHQCMLSSVVVEEKHVLSHVTGKWTSPLDLRAVLKKAGVNIFPGEYSYKYVSVNKKAPLAEVRAYQQMALVASAFAFAWSKWNLEAGQEKVVFKVSEHIKADSVEDKDWSLYMFNGQKAQKLKITETSEAFSEELEEDTEFHSTLYHMLKDFASKEAIDKVEAASFLFIDVVYQLLLAMRVLTYS
- the DNAI7 gene encoding dynein axonemal intermediate chain 7 isoform X2, with protein sequence MGPKKKKKSSGKKKVSKAEQLRLQKEEEERRLKEEEEAQLQAQQEEAARLEKERIEQEQMENLEAKDQERRESELAELHSLEQKFLSAQQWKTDYRANAKWERYLSCDGSPDPTVLQEINTFMSLWREDRNEDIQLVMEKGEQVLNLIEKLQFLLLDTPPNEITEKETVQYQESILELQNLLHQKYNGATEHLLKTANMYEDSETGNMQAVIKDKNVTFCIWANLKKKVRLPTDGFHTSLLLRKCQSVPKLEVLDSEELTQRSKDNVEEPEEEKKTDREEPSMPAEEEICSDERKSASSFKENSSSIAGINEAEEKTEKKSEILDVPSQVQDPLRQEKTNEKEEAITDDNVVDLQQFVPVGGVYHIDALQLPPQVKQIKDWNMVELLDVGLEAYPYPPEEAEEAAYPPIHISLRLSDHVMYFEDPVIARWDPAGQQWRTDGISNVTYKNQEKSITFEMDAFYTIALLQDAHCNMLYRAWELRPTGVDEALLRVTTVFATVQIQIKGHQCMLSSVVVEEKHVLSHVTGKWTSPLDLRAVLKKAGVNIFPGEYSYKYVSVNKKAPLAEVRAYQQMALVASAFAFAWSKWNLEAGQEKVVFKVSEHIKADSVEDKDWSLYMFNGQKAQKLKITETSEAFSEELEEDTEFHSTLYHMLKDFASKEAIDKVEAASFLFIDVVYQLLLAMRVLTYS
- the DNAI7 gene encoding dynein axonemal intermediate chain 7 isoform X9, producing the protein MSLWREDRNEDIQLVMEKGEQVLNLIEKLQFLLLDTPPNEITEKETVQYQESILELQNLLHQKYNGATEHLLKTANMYEDSETGNMQAVIKDKNVTFCIWANLKKKVRFKNHVFCDVEHGFDLPKSLAVSNVAVRILHTQYDHVSPLWLQCQSVPKLEVLDSEELTQRSKDNVEEPEEEKKTDREEPSMPAEEEICSDERKSASSFKENSSSIAGINEAEEKTEKKSEILDVPSQVQDPLRQEKTNEKEEAITDDNVVDLQQFVPVGGVYHIDALQLPPQVKQIKDWNMVELLDVGLEAYPYPPEEAEEAAYPPIHISLRLSDHVMYFEDPVIARWDPAGQQWRTDGISNVTYKNQEKSITFEMDAFYTIALLQDAHCNMLYRAWELRPTGVDEALLRVTTVFATVQIQIKGHQCMLSSVVVEEKHVLSHVTGKWTSPLDLRAVLKKAGVNIFPGEYSYKYVSVNKKAPLAEVRAYQQMALVASAFAFAWSKWNLEAGQEKVVFKVSEHIKADSVEDKDWSLYMFNGQKAQKLKITETSEAFSEELEEDTEFHSTLYHMLKDFASKEAIDKVEAASFLFIDVVYQLLLAMRVLTYS
- the DNAI7 gene encoding dynein axonemal intermediate chain 7 isoform X8; amino-acid sequence: MENLEAKDQERRESELAELHSLEQKFLSAQQWKTDYRANAKWERYLSCDGSPDPTVLQEINTFMSLWREDRNEDIQLVMEKGEQVLNLIEKLQFLLLDTPPNEITEKETVQYQESILELQNLLHQKYNGATEHLLKTANMYEDSETGNMQAVIKDKNVTFCIWANLKKKVRLPTDGFHTSLLLRKCQSVPKLEVLDSEELTQRSKDNVEEPEEEKKTDREEPSMPAEEEICSDERKSASSFKENSSSIAGINEAEEKTEKKSEILDVPSQVQDPLRQEKTNEKEEAITDDNVVDLQQFVPVGGVYHIDALQLPPQVKQIKDWNMVELLDVGLEAYPYPPEEAEEAAYPPIHISLRLSDHVMYFEDPVIARWDPAGQQWRTDGISNVTYKNQEKSITFEMDAFYTIALLQDAHCNMLYRAWELRPTGVDEALLRVTTVFATVQIQIKGHQCMLSSVVVEEKHVLSHVTGKWTSPLDLRAVLKKAGVNIFPGEYSYKYVSVNKKAPLAEVRAYQQMALVASAFAFAWSKWNLEAGQEKVVFKVSEHIKADSVEDKDWSLYMFNGQKAQKLKITETSEAFSEELEEDTEFHSTLYHMLKDFASKEAIDKVEAASFLFIDVVYQLLLAMRVLTYS
- the DNAI7 gene encoding dynein axonemal intermediate chain 7 isoform X6, producing the protein MGPKKKKKSSGKKKVSKAEQLRLQKEEEERRLKEEEEAQLQAQQEEAARLEKERIEQEQMENLEAKDQERRESELAELHSLEQKFLSAQQWKTDYRANAKWERYLSCDGSPDPTVLQEINTFMSLWREDRNEDIQLVMEKGEQVLNLIEKLQFLLLDTPPNEITEKETVQYQESILELQNLLHQKYNGATEHLLKCQSVPKLEVLDSEELTQRSKDNVEEPEEEKKTDREEPSMPAEEEICSDERKSASSFKENSSSIAGINEAEEKTEKKSEILDVPSQVQDPLRQEKTNEKEEAITDDNVVDLQQFVPVGGVYHIDALQLPPQVKQIKDWNMVELLDVGLEAYPYPPEEAEEAAYPPIHISLRLSDHVMYFEDPVIARWDPAGQQWRTDGISNVTYKNQEKSITFEMDAFYTIALLQDAHCNMLYRAWELRPTGVDEALLRVTTVFATVQIQIKGHQCMLSSVVVEEKHVLSHVTGKWTSPLDLRAVLKKAGVNIFPGEYSYKYVSVNKKAPLAEVRAYQQMALVASAFAFAWSKWNLEAGQEKVVFKVSEHIKADSVEDKDWSLYMFNGQKAQKLKITETSEAFSEELEEDTEFHSTLYHMLKDFASKEAIDKVEAASFLFIDVVYQLLLAMRVLTYS
- the DNAI7 gene encoding dynein axonemal intermediate chain 7 isoform X7, with product MGPKKKKKDQERRESELAELHSLEQKFLSAQQWKTDYRANAKWERYLSCDGSPDPTVLQEINTFMSLWREDRNEDIQLVMEKGEQVLNLIEKLQFLLLDTPPNEITEKETVQYQESILELQNLLHQKYNGATEHLLKTANMYEDSETGNMQAVIKDKNVTFCIWANLKKKVRLPTDGFHTSLLLRKCQSVPKLEVLDSEELTQRSKDNVEEPEEEKKTDREEPSMPAEEEICSDERKSASSFKENSSSIAGINEAEEKTEKKSEILDVPSQVQDPLRQEKTNEKEEAITDDNVVDLQQFVPVGGVYHIDALQLPPQVKQIKDWNMVELLDVGLEAYPYPPEEAEEAAYPPIHISLRLSDHVMYFEDPVIARWDPAGQQWRTDGISNVTYKNQEKSITFEMDAFYTIALLQDAHCNMLYRAWELRPTGVDEALLRVTTVFATVQIQIKGHQCMLSSVVVEEKHVLSHVTGKWTSPLDLRAVLKKAGVNIFPGEYSYKYVSVNKKAPLAEVRAYQQMALVASAFAFAWSKWNLEAGQEKVVFKVSEHIKADSVEDKDWSLYMFNGQKAQKLKITETSEAFSEELEEDTEFHSTLYHMLKDFASKEAIDKVEAASFLFIDVVYQLLLAMRVLTYS
- the DNAI7 gene encoding dynein axonemal intermediate chain 7 isoform X10 codes for the protein MENLEAKDQERRESELAELHSLEQKFLSAQQWKTDYRANAKWERYLSCDGSPDPTVLQEINTFMSLWREDRNEDIQLVMEKGEQVLNLIEKLQFLLLDTPPNEITEKETVQYQESILELQNLLHQKYNGATEHLLKCQSVPKLEVLDSEELTQRSKDNVEEPEEEKKTDREEPSMPAEEEICSDERKSASSFKENSSSIAGINEAEEKTEKKSEILDVPSQVQDPLRQEKTNEKEEAITDDNVVDLQQFVPVGGVYHIDALQLPPQVKQIKDWNMVELLDVGLEAYPYPPEEAEEAAYPPIHISLRLSDHVMYFEDPVIARWDPAGQQWRTDGISNVTYKNQEKSITFEMDAFYTIALLQDAHCNMLYRAWELRPTGVDEALLRVTTVFATVQIQIKGHQCMLSSVVVEEKHVLSHVTGKWTSPLDLRAVLKKAGVNIFPGEYSYKYVSVNKKAPLAEVRAYQQMALVASAFAFAWSKWNLEAGQEKVVFKVSEHIKADSVEDKDWSLYMFNGQKAQKLKITETSEAFSEELEEDTEFHSTLYHMLKDFASKEAIDKVEAASFLFIDVVYQLLLAMRVLTYS